Proteins encoded within one genomic window of Couchioplanes caeruleus:
- a CDS encoding FecCD family ABC transporter permease, with translation MTVRPAGLRAAWFIGGVAAVVVALVAGVAAGPITLPPGAVATELLNLIPGVRLDSGLTEREVAIITELRLPRVVLGLLVGALLALAGAAYQGVFRNPLADPHLLGIAAGAGLGVTAVITLRGGTGDVTADLPVGVPLAAFVGAIVAVVLTYLLGAAGGRTRTPATLILSGVAVSAFLAAAQTFLMQRHTESLREVYAWLLGRLATAGWHDVLVVLPYAAVTGLIVLIHRRELDVLTVGDEEATSLGLHPQRSRYLLVVAASLGTAAAVSVSGLIGFVGMIVPHTVRLLAGPSYRSILPLSVLYGGAFLALTDLVARTVASPAEVPIGVVTAFFGAPFFAVVLRRTRT, from the coding sequence GTGACTGTCCGGCCCGCCGGACTGCGGGCCGCCTGGTTCATCGGCGGCGTCGCCGCCGTCGTGGTCGCGCTGGTCGCCGGCGTCGCGGCCGGGCCGATCACCCTGCCACCCGGCGCGGTCGCGACCGAGCTGCTCAATCTCATTCCCGGGGTACGGCTGGACAGCGGCCTGACCGAGCGCGAGGTCGCCATCATCACCGAGCTGCGCCTGCCGCGGGTCGTGCTCGGCCTGCTGGTCGGCGCGCTTCTGGCCCTGGCCGGCGCCGCCTACCAGGGCGTGTTCCGCAATCCGCTCGCCGACCCGCACCTGCTCGGCATCGCGGCGGGTGCCGGGCTGGGCGTCACCGCGGTCATCACCTTGCGGGGCGGCACCGGCGACGTCACCGCCGACCTGCCGGTGGGCGTGCCTCTGGCGGCTTTCGTCGGCGCGATCGTCGCCGTGGTGCTGACCTATCTGCTCGGGGCGGCCGGGGGCCGGACCCGTACACCCGCGACCTTGATCCTTTCCGGTGTGGCGGTCTCCGCATTCCTGGCCGCCGCCCAGACGTTCCTCATGCAGCGGCACACCGAGTCGCTGCGCGAGGTGTACGCGTGGCTGCTCGGCCGGCTGGCCACCGCCGGTTGGCACGACGTGCTCGTCGTCCTGCCGTACGCGGCGGTCACGGGTTTGATCGTGCTGATCCACCGCCGCGAGCTGGACGTGCTGACGGTCGGCGACGAGGAGGCGACGAGCCTGGGTCTGCATCCCCAGCGGAGTCGCTATCTGCTGGTGGTCGCCGCATCGCTCGGCACCGCGGCGGCCGTGTCCGTGTCGGGCCTGATCGGCTTCGTCGGCATGATCGTGCCGCACACGGTGCGGCTGCTCGCCGGCCCGAGCTACCGGTCGATTTTGCCGCTGTCGGTGCTCTACGGCGGTGCCTTCCTCGCGCTGACCGACCTGGTGGCGCGGACCGTGGCGAGCCCGGCCGAGGTTCCGATCGGCGTGGTGACCGCGTTCTTCGGTGCGCCGTTCTTCGCCGTCGTGCTGCGCCGGACGCGCACATGA
- a CDS encoding VOC family protein has translation MPHPPPGVPTWVDLGTADLPDATRFYAELFGWEADVSGEEYGGYTTFRLDGHAAAGAGPLFGEGQPTAWSMYLATDDADAVAARVEAAGGKVLVAPFDVMYQGRMATFLDQAGAPFSVWQPGSMRGADVFDVPGALTWNELATRDVEGSAAFYGAVFGWLGREIELGGRPYLSWELDGATIAGMKEMDETCPDDLLPHWMVHFAVIDCDGAAAYARSLGGTVLRAPTDLPIGRCALLQDPQGGAFSILQSVNA, from the coding sequence ATGCCCCATCCGCCGCCCGGTGTGCCGACCTGGGTCGACCTGGGAACAGCGGACCTGCCGGACGCGACCCGCTTCTACGCGGAGTTGTTCGGCTGGGAGGCCGACGTGTCCGGTGAGGAGTACGGCGGCTACACCACCTTCCGGCTCGACGGCCACGCCGCCGCCGGCGCCGGTCCGTTGTTCGGCGAGGGGCAGCCGACGGCGTGGAGCATGTACCTCGCCACCGACGACGCCGACGCGGTCGCCGCCCGGGTGGAGGCCGCCGGGGGCAAGGTGCTGGTGGCGCCCTTCGACGTGATGTACCAGGGCCGGATGGCCACGTTCCTCGACCAGGCCGGCGCGCCCTTCAGCGTGTGGCAGCCGGGCTCCATGAGGGGCGCCGACGTCTTCGACGTGCCCGGCGCGCTGACCTGGAACGAGCTGGCCACCCGGGATGTGGAGGGATCCGCGGCGTTCTACGGGGCGGTGTTCGGGTGGCTGGGCCGGGAGATCGAGCTGGGCGGGCGGCCGTACCTCTCCTGGGAGCTCGACGGCGCCACCATCGCGGGCATGAAGGAAATGGACGAGACGTGCCCCGACGATCTGCTGCCACATTGGATGGTGCACTTCGCGGTGATCGACTGCGACGGCGCTGCGGCGTATGCCCGGTCGCTCGGCGGCACGGTGCTCCGAGCGCCGACGGACCTGCCGATCGGCCGCTGCGCGCTCCTCCAGGATCCTCAGGGCGGGGCGTTCTCGATCCTGCAGAGCGTCAACGCCTGA
- a CDS encoding ABC transporter ATP-binding protein, which produces MIAVRDLRIRLGGALIVDGVELDVADGEWVTIIGPNGAGKSTVLRAVGGLVPYEGSIALGDTALDRLTRRERARTLATVAQSPVVPPAMLVYDYVLLGRSPHIPPLGRESASDLAQVDEVLAVLDLEAFAGRRLETLSGGERQRVFLARALAQEARILLLDEPTSALDIGHQQEVLELVDRLRAERGLTVLATMHDLTTAGEYADRMVLLSGGRVVAKGTAREVLTAELLARHYRVRVRVIDGEHGPLVVPVRR; this is translated from the coding sequence ATGATCGCCGTACGGGACCTGCGGATCCGCCTCGGCGGCGCGCTGATCGTCGACGGCGTCGAGCTCGACGTGGCCGACGGCGAGTGGGTGACGATCATCGGACCGAACGGCGCCGGCAAGTCGACCGTGCTGCGGGCGGTCGGCGGACTCGTCCCGTACGAGGGCTCGATCGCGCTCGGCGACACCGCCCTGGACCGGCTGACCCGCCGGGAGCGGGCCCGGACGCTCGCCACGGTCGCCCAGTCGCCGGTCGTGCCGCCGGCGATGCTGGTCTACGACTACGTGCTGCTCGGCCGCAGCCCCCACATCCCCCCGCTGGGCCGCGAGTCCGCCTCCGACCTGGCCCAGGTCGACGAGGTGCTGGCGGTGCTCGACCTGGAGGCCTTCGCCGGCCGCCGGCTGGAAACCCTCTCCGGCGGCGAGCGACAACGGGTCTTTCTCGCGCGGGCGCTGGCCCAGGAGGCGCGGATTCTGCTGCTGGACGAGCCGACCAGCGCGCTGGACATCGGTCACCAGCAGGAGGTTCTCGAGCTCGTCGACCGGCTGCGGGCCGAGCGCGGCCTGACCGTGCTCGCCACCATGCACGACCTGACGACGGCCGGTGAGTATGCCGACCGCATGGTGCTGCTCTCCGGCGGCCGGGTGGTGGCCAAGGGCACCGCCCGCGAGGTGCTCACCGCGGAGCTGCTGGCCCGGCACTACCGGGTGCGGGTCCGGGTGATCGACGGCGAGCACGGCCCGCTGGTCGTCCCGGTCAGGCGTTGA
- a CDS encoding glycoside hydrolase family 64 protein, with the protein MRIKRKLSQALAALVIAVPAAVSAAAPAHAVGPALLPVTVTNNTGRGEAVHLYVIGINLNTNRLGYVTKSGAFTPWPAGSIPPSPAPDASIAGPGNGGATTLQFPRGFSGRVYFSLGERLKFFLTPDGLVQPAPWAAGDPNRNILFDWSEFTYNDAGLWLNSSQVDMFAVPHAVTVTGANGVTAKTGEPVNNGRNAVINGIKAQPGWGNTVYTRPDGTVLRVLAPGKAAQAGLMSANYLDSYIASAWNAYTGKTLTVVPFADQPNTRYFGRTSGNVMNFTNSAGQRVASFNRPSTASVWGCDGDLPAPNDLVVGPISRTLCAALNRGTLGTIDTQPSTNAAQFYQNSPTNQYAKIIHQHMADGKAYAFAFDDVGAFESLVHNGDPRAAGLILTPFGAGGPNPPPPPGAVPVVSDWHGKCIDVPSGTFVDSAPLQGWTCNGSGAQKWTFTNGTLQAGGKCMDVAAGSTANGAAVQLYTCNGTGAQQFVLSAAGDLVNPQANKCVDIKDWNSGDGARLQLWECAGTANQKWHKG; encoded by the coding sequence GTGCGTATCAAGAGAAAGCTGTCGCAGGCGCTCGCCGCGCTGGTCATAGCCGTGCCGGCGGCCGTCTCGGCCGCCGCACCGGCCCATGCCGTCGGCCCCGCCCTGCTGCCCGTCACCGTTACGAACAACACCGGCCGCGGCGAGGCCGTCCACCTGTACGTCATCGGCATCAACCTGAACACCAACCGCCTCGGGTACGTCACCAAGAGCGGCGCCTTCACTCCCTGGCCGGCCGGAAGCATTCCGCCGTCGCCGGCACCGGACGCCTCCATCGCCGGGCCCGGCAACGGGGGCGCGACGACGCTCCAATTCCCGCGCGGCTTCTCGGGGCGCGTCTACTTCTCCCTCGGCGAGAGGCTGAAGTTCTTCCTGACCCCGGACGGCCTGGTCCAACCGGCGCCGTGGGCCGCCGGCGACCCGAACCGGAACATTCTGTTCGACTGGAGCGAGTTCACCTACAACGACGCCGGGCTCTGGTTGAACAGCTCCCAGGTGGACATGTTCGCCGTACCGCACGCGGTGACCGTGACCGGCGCCAACGGCGTGACGGCGAAGACGGGCGAGCCGGTGAACAACGGCCGGAACGCCGTGATCAACGGCATCAAGGCGCAGCCGGGCTGGGGAAACACCGTGTACACCCGTCCCGACGGCACCGTCCTGCGCGTCCTGGCGCCGGGCAAGGCCGCGCAGGCGGGGTTGATGAGCGCCAACTACCTCGACTCGTACATCGCGTCGGCATGGAACGCGTACACCGGCAAGACGCTGACGGTCGTGCCGTTCGCGGACCAGCCGAACACGAGATACTTCGGGCGTACGTCCGGGAACGTCATGAACTTCACCAACTCGGCGGGACAGCGAGTGGCGTCGTTCAACAGGCCGTCGACGGCGTCGGTCTGGGGCTGCGACGGCGACCTGCCGGCCCCGAACGACCTGGTGGTGGGGCCGATCTCCCGCACTCTGTGCGCCGCGCTCAACCGCGGCACCCTGGGCACGATCGACACCCAACCGAGCACGAACGCCGCGCAGTTCTACCAGAACAGCCCGACGAACCAGTACGCGAAGATAATCCACCAGCACATGGCGGACGGTAAGGCGTACGCGTTCGCCTTCGACGACGTCGGCGCCTTCGAATCGCTGGTGCACAACGGCGATCCCCGCGCGGCCGGCCTGATCCTCACCCCGTTCGGCGCGGGCGGTCCCAACCCGCCCCCGCCGCCCGGCGCGGTTCCGGTGGTCAGCGACTGGCACGGCAAGTGCATCGACGTGCCCAGCGGAACCTTCGTCGACAGCGCACCGCTGCAGGGCTGGACCTGCAACGGATCCGGCGCTCAGAAGTGGACCTTCACCAACGGCACCCTCCAGGCCGGCGGCAAGTGCATGGACGTGGCGGCCGGGTCGACCGCGAACGGCGCGGCCGTGCAGCTCTACACCTGCAACGGCACGGGGGCCCAGCAGTTCGTCCTGTCGGCGGCGGGCGACCTGGTCAACCCGCAGGCGAACAAGTGCGTCGACATCAAGGACTGGAACTCCGGCGACGGAGCTCGCCTACAACTGTGGGAGTGCGCCGGCACGGCGAATCAGAAGTGGCACAAGGGCTGA
- a CDS encoding SWIM zinc finger family protein has product MPINPEGRWFDTSGPIRVDGGIAVRAQRGKIGEQWWSRRFVDILERTCASGRLARGRSYARKGQVIDFELAPGVVAGRVQGSRPDPYQVTITIPAYVEAQWTLALAALGSQAIYRAALLAGEMPHEIVDLFDEIDMPLFPSTLHMRCTCPDWGIPCKHVSAILYVLAEAFDDDPFLVLAWRGRNRDDVLTALRGLPEPADDTTDPLAVDETPLESRLTDFYTPATSLSRLRERPARRTAPPELLLRVLDPPPIRVRHIPLTDVLRPAYRDLANPPT; this is encoded by the coding sequence ATGCCGATCAACCCCGAGGGACGCTGGTTCGACACCAGCGGGCCGATCCGCGTCGACGGGGGCATCGCCGTGCGCGCCCAGCGCGGCAAGATCGGCGAGCAGTGGTGGTCACGCCGATTCGTCGACATCCTGGAACGCACCTGCGCTTCCGGCCGCCTCGCGCGCGGACGCTCGTACGCCCGCAAGGGCCAGGTCATCGACTTCGAGCTCGCTCCCGGCGTGGTGGCCGGCCGCGTCCAAGGCTCTCGCCCGGATCCCTACCAGGTAACCATCACGATTCCGGCCTATGTCGAAGCACAGTGGACGCTGGCTTTGGCGGCGCTGGGTTCGCAAGCGATCTATCGCGCCGCGCTGCTCGCCGGCGAGATGCCGCACGAGATCGTCGACCTCTTCGACGAGATCGACATGCCGCTCTTCCCGTCCACTCTGCACATGCGCTGCACGTGTCCCGACTGGGGCATTCCTTGCAAGCACGTGTCCGCGATCCTCTACGTGCTCGCCGAGGCCTTCGACGACGACCCTTTCCTGGTCCTCGCCTGGCGCGGCCGCAACCGCGACGACGTCCTGACCGCCCTCCGCGGCCTCCCCGAGCCCGCCGACGACACCACCGACCCGCTCGCCGTCGACGAAACCCCGCTGGAAAGCCGCCTCACCGACTTCTACACGCCGGCCACGTCCCTGAGCCGCCTCCGCGAACGGCCCGCCCGCCGGACCGCACCCCCGGAACTCCTGCTCCGGGTCCTGGATCCCCCACCGATCCGAGTCCGCCACATTCCCCTGACAGACGTGCTCCGCCCGGCCTACCGAGACCTCGCCAACCCGCCCACCTAG
- a CDS encoding HelD family protein — protein MTLPAHADLDDDLAAERRHLAASRDALSRMRGRAESLFSSSADVAGDSFAAETLGRALSRRVAELADDPTTPLFFGKLDVQDAAYHIGRRHVTDDAGEPMVLDWRAPLSQSFYRASVRDPRGVSTRRRFGFVKGELTSFEDEHLDRGEELGTSSRILTAEIERPRVGPMRDIVATIQPEQDELVRADLEDSICVQGAPGTGKTAVGLHRAAYLLYVHRERLRRSGVLIVGPNAAFLSYISAVLPALGEVEVQQSTVDDLVARVPVKGSDSDAATLLKHDVRLAEVLRRALWSRLAKPTEPIMVSDGSYRWRIDAEPLRRIVDEARREDLPYAVGRERVRARVVGLLQRQSEYRTGNSPGEGWLRRMAKVAPVRDFLDASWPAVTPEALVVALLTDAALLASAAEGILTADEQAALLWPKAPKTPKSARFSAADLLLLDEAAGLLEREASFGHVVVDEAQDLSPMQARAIARRSEHGSITLLGDLAQGTAPWAAAQWQDTLTHLGKPDATVVPLTVGFRVPAAVVALANRLLPALGVDVPEAVSLRRDGDLTVVGLADPAELDAATLVEVTAALEHEGSVAVIAADAAVDRLRGHLDAAGLTAATPGDVDSEARVTVVPATIVKGLEYDHVIVVEPAEIVAAEPRGLHRLYVVLTRAVSRLSVVHSAPLPEPLTV, from the coding sequence ATGACGCTGCCTGCCCACGCCGACCTCGACGACGACCTGGCCGCGGAGCGGCGGCATCTCGCCGCTTCCCGGGACGCCCTGAGCCGGATGCGCGGCCGGGCCGAGTCGCTCTTCTCCTCCTCCGCCGACGTCGCCGGCGATTCGTTCGCCGCAGAGACGCTCGGGCGCGCCCTGTCCCGCCGGGTCGCCGAGCTTGCCGACGATCCGACCACTCCGCTGTTCTTCGGCAAACTCGACGTCCAGGACGCCGCGTACCACATCGGGCGCCGACACGTCACCGACGACGCCGGGGAGCCCATGGTGCTCGACTGGCGGGCCCCGCTGTCGCAGTCGTTCTACCGGGCCAGCGTGCGCGATCCGCGGGGGGTGTCGACGCGCCGCCGGTTCGGGTTCGTCAAGGGTGAGCTGACCAGCTTCGAGGACGAGCACCTCGACCGCGGTGAGGAGCTCGGCACCAGCAGCCGGATCCTGACCGCCGAGATCGAGCGGCCGCGCGTCGGGCCGATGCGCGACATCGTCGCCACCATCCAGCCCGAGCAGGACGAGCTGGTCCGGGCGGACCTGGAGGACTCGATCTGCGTCCAGGGCGCTCCGGGCACCGGCAAGACGGCGGTCGGGCTGCACCGGGCCGCCTACCTTCTGTACGTGCACCGCGAACGGCTACGGCGCTCCGGGGTGCTGATCGTCGGCCCGAACGCCGCGTTCCTCTCGTACATTTCGGCCGTGCTGCCGGCATTGGGCGAGGTCGAGGTGCAGCAGTCCACCGTGGACGATCTGGTGGCGCGCGTACCCGTGAAGGGTTCCGACAGTGACGCGGCCACCCTGCTGAAGCACGACGTACGCCTCGCCGAGGTGTTGCGCCGGGCGCTGTGGAGCAGGCTGGCCAAGCCCACCGAGCCGATCATGGTGTCGGACGGCTCGTACCGGTGGCGGATCGACGCCGAGCCGCTGCGCCGCATCGTCGACGAGGCGCGGCGCGAGGACCTGCCGTACGCGGTGGGACGCGAGCGGGTCCGCGCCCGTGTCGTCGGGCTGCTGCAGCGGCAGTCGGAATACCGCACCGGCAACTCGCCGGGCGAGGGCTGGCTGCGCAGGATGGCGAAGGTGGCGCCGGTCCGCGACTTCCTCGACGCGTCCTGGCCCGCGGTCACCCCGGAGGCGCTGGTCGTCGCGCTGCTCACCGACGCGGCGCTGCTGGCGTCCGCCGCCGAGGGCATCCTCACCGCCGACGAGCAGGCCGCGCTGCTGTGGCCGAAGGCGCCCAAGACCCCGAAGTCGGCCCGGTTCAGCGCCGCCGACCTGCTGCTGCTCGACGAGGCCGCGGGCCTGCTGGAGCGCGAGGCGAGCTTCGGGCACGTGGTGGTCGACGAGGCGCAGGACCTCTCACCCATGCAGGCCCGCGCCATCGCGCGGCGCAGCGAGCACGGCTCCATCACGCTGCTCGGCGACCTCGCCCAGGGCACCGCGCCGTGGGCGGCCGCCCAGTGGCAGGACACGCTGACGCATCTGGGCAAGCCGGACGCCACCGTGGTGCCGCTGACGGTCGGCTTCCGCGTACCCGCGGCGGTGGTGGCCCTTGCCAACCGGTTGCTCCCGGCGCTGGGTGTGGACGTACCGGAGGCTGTGTCGCTGCGTCGCGACGGCGACCTCACCGTCGTGGGTCTCGCCGACCCCGCCGAACTGGACGCCGCGACGCTGGTCGAGGTGACCGCGGCGCTGGAGCACGAGGGCTCGGTCGCGGTCATCGCGGCGGACGCCGCGGTGGACCGGCTGCGCGGCCACCTCGACGCGGCGGGGCTGACGGCCGCGACGCCCGGCGACGTCGACTCCGAGGCGCGCGTCACGGTCGTGCCGGCCACGATCGTCAAGGGCCTCGAGTACGACCACGTGATCGTCGTCGAGCCCGCGGAGATCGTCGCCGCGGAGCCGCGGGGCCTGCACCGGCTTTACGTGGTGCTGACCCGCGCGGTGTCCCGGCTCTCGGTGGTCCACTCGGCCCCGTTGCCGGAGCCGCTGACCGTCTAG
- a CDS encoding menaquinone biosynthetic enzyme MqnA/MqnD family protein, with translation MSDDAVRRPRVGHIQFLNCLPIYWGLMRSGALLDVDLHKDTPDRLNAALVAGDLDIGPISLVEYLRHADELLLLPDLAVGSDGPVLSVHLVSTRPLAELDGRPVALGSTSRTGVLLAQMLLADRYGADPEYFRCPPELNEMLLEADAAVLIGDPALRALYEAPALGLEVTDLAQAWKEWTGLPMVFAVWAVRKEFAAAHPGVVKEVHEAFLRSRDLCLDELDAVAEAAARWEPFDAATLATYFRALDFSLGERQIAGVREFARRAAERGEAPPLTADGPIFAEV, from the coding sequence ATGAGTGACGACGCAGTGCGGCGCCCCCGGGTCGGGCATATCCAGTTTCTCAACTGCCTGCCCATCTACTGGGGTCTGATGCGTTCCGGCGCGCTGCTCGACGTCGACCTGCATAAGGACACCCCGGACCGGCTCAACGCCGCGCTCGTCGCCGGTGATCTCGACATCGGCCCGATCTCGCTCGTGGAATACCTGCGGCACGCCGACGAGCTGCTGCTGCTGCCCGATCTCGCGGTCGGCAGCGACGGCCCGGTGCTCTCCGTGCACCTCGTCTCGACCCGGCCCCTCGCCGAGCTGGACGGCCGTCCGGTCGCGCTCGGCTCGACGTCGCGCACCGGGGTCCTGCTGGCCCAGATGCTGCTCGCCGACCGGTACGGCGCGGATCCCGAGTACTTCCGTTGCCCGCCGGAGCTCAACGAGATGTTGCTGGAGGCCGACGCCGCCGTACTCATCGGTGACCCGGCCCTGCGTGCCCTCTATGAGGCGCCCGCGCTGGGGCTCGAGGTCACCGATCTGGCCCAGGCCTGGAAGGAGTGGACGGGCCTGCCGATGGTCTTCGCGGTCTGGGCGGTCCGCAAGGAGTTCGCCGCCGCGCATCCGGGTGTGGTCAAGGAAGTGCACGAGGCGTTCCTGCGCTCCCGCGACCTCTGCCTCGACGAGCTGGACGCCGTCGCGGAGGCGGCCGCCCGCTGGGAGCCGTTCGACGCCGCCACCCTCGCCACTTACTTCCGGGCGCTCGACTTCTCTCTGGGAGAGCGGCAGATCGCGGGGGTTCGCGAGTTCGCCCGCCGTGCCGCCGAGCGGGGCGAGGCGCCTCCGTTGACGGCCGACGGGCCGATCTTCGCCGAGGTGTAG
- a CDS encoding ABC transporter substrate-binding protein produces MKRLMTAAVAVTAMLLGGCGGGGDAGGNAQPAASASGAAFPVTAGGVTLDKRPERIVSLAPTATEMLFAIDAGKQVTAVDDQSTYPAEAPRTDLSGFKPNAEAIAAKNPDLVVLSDDLNKIVEQLTKLKIPVLVTPAAKTLDDSYTQIGQLGALTGHPAEAAALVERMRTQIDKIVKGVPPRSAPLTYYYELDPTYFTVTSETFVGSIFALFGLKNVADGAKTAYPQLSQEALIAADPDMVFLADSKCCAQSPETVAKRKGWAGVTAVKNKQVVALDDDIASRWGPRVVDLVQSVADAVAKAPAA; encoded by the coding sequence ATGAAACGGCTCATGACCGCCGCGGTCGCGGTGACCGCAATGCTGCTCGGCGGCTGCGGTGGTGGTGGCGACGCGGGCGGGAACGCGCAACCCGCGGCGAGCGCGAGCGGCGCCGCCTTCCCGGTGACGGCGGGCGGGGTGACGCTCGACAAGCGGCCCGAGCGGATCGTGTCGCTGGCACCGACCGCCACGGAGATGCTCTTCGCGATCGACGCCGGTAAGCAGGTCACGGCCGTCGACGACCAGTCGACCTATCCCGCCGAGGCGCCCCGGACCGACCTGTCGGGGTTCAAGCCCAACGCGGAGGCGATCGCGGCCAAGAACCCCGACCTCGTGGTGCTCTCCGACGATCTCAACAAGATCGTGGAGCAGCTCACCAAGCTGAAGATCCCCGTCCTGGTGACACCGGCGGCGAAGACCCTCGACGATTCGTACACCCAGATCGGTCAGCTCGGCGCGCTCACCGGGCATCCGGCGGAGGCGGCCGCGCTGGTCGAGCGGATGCGTACCCAGATCGACAAGATCGTCAAGGGTGTGCCGCCGCGGTCGGCGCCGCTGACGTACTACTACGAGCTCGATCCGACGTACTTCACCGTGACGTCGGAGACCTTCGTCGGCTCGATCTTCGCGCTCTTCGGCCTGAAGAACGTCGCCGACGGCGCCAAGACCGCCTATCCGCAGCTATCGCAGGAGGCGCTGATCGCTGCGGATCCCGACATGGTCTTCCTGGCGGACAGCAAGTGCTGCGCCCAGTCGCCGGAGACCGTGGCGAAGCGCAAGGGCTGGGCCGGGGTGACCGCGGTCAAGAACAAGCAGGTCGTGGCCCTGGACGACGACATCGCGTCGCGCTGGGGACCGCGAGTCGTCGACCTGGTCCAGTCGGTCGCGGACGCGGTGGCCAAGGCTCCGGCGGCGTGA
- a CDS encoding aldo/keto reductase, with protein sequence MSYRRLGTSGLVVSVVGIGCNNFGRKLDLDGTRAVVDAAFDAGITLFDTADIYGTPHGSSEECLGAALKGRRDEIVLATKFGMDMEGINGNDWGARASRRYIVRAVEASLRRLGTDYIDLYQLHEPDEATPIDETLSALDDLVRGGKVRYLGNSNFAGWQIADADWTARTAGWTPFVSAQNQYSLLHREVETEVVPACEQFGLGLLPFFPLDSGLLSGKYQRGQQPPEGTRLSLERYRRWLDGADWDTIEALTAYGKERDRSLLDVAIAGLAARPAVTSVIAGATTPEQVRANAAAGAWQLTVEDVAALDEILD encoded by the coding sequence ATGAGCTACCGCCGCCTCGGCACGTCCGGGCTCGTCGTCTCCGTCGTCGGCATCGGCTGTAACAATTTCGGCCGGAAGCTCGACCTGGACGGAACCCGGGCCGTCGTCGACGCGGCCTTCGACGCCGGGATCACCCTCTTCGACACCGCCGACATCTACGGCACCCCGCACGGCAGTTCCGAGGAGTGCCTCGGCGCGGCGCTCAAGGGGCGCCGGGACGAGATCGTGCTCGCCACCAAGTTCGGCATGGACATGGAGGGCATCAACGGCAACGACTGGGGTGCCCGGGCCTCACGGCGGTACATCGTGCGGGCGGTCGAGGCGTCGCTGCGCCGGCTCGGCACCGACTACATCGATCTCTATCAGTTGCACGAGCCCGACGAGGCCACCCCGATCGACGAGACGCTGTCGGCGCTCGACGACCTGGTACGCGGTGGCAAGGTGCGCTACCTGGGCAACTCGAACTTCGCCGGCTGGCAGATCGCCGACGCCGACTGGACCGCGCGGACCGCCGGCTGGACGCCCTTCGTCAGCGCGCAGAACCAGTACAGCCTTCTGCACCGGGAGGTGGAGACCGAGGTCGTGCCCGCCTGCGAACAGTTCGGACTCGGGTTGCTGCCGTTCTTCCCACTCGACAGCGGCCTGCTCAGCGGCAAGTACCAGCGGGGACAGCAGCCTCCGGAGGGCACGCGACTCTCCCTCGAGCGCTACCGGCGGTGGCTCGACGGCGCCGACTGGGACACGATCGAGGCGCTGACGGCGTACGGGAAGGAGCGCGACCGCTCCCTGCTCGACGTGGCCATCGCGGGCCTCGCCGCGCGTCCGGCGGTGACCAGCGTGATCGCCGGCGCGACCACGCCCGAGCAGGTGCGCGCGAACGCCGCGGCCGGCGCCTGGCAGCTCACCGTGGAGGACGTCGCCGCCCTCGACGAGATCCTGGACTGA
- a CDS encoding alpha-hydroxy-acid oxidizing protein: MDLEERARAVLPPAVFEYYRGGAGAGISRDEATAAWRDWRLLPRLFQDVSRISTEITLFGTTVAAPILAGPTALHTLAHPEGEAATARGVAAAGSLLVHSARAGLPIESDRWWFQAYVLRDRSLTEAQVRDAAARGARAVVLTADAPYVHRSAVPEAGAAAPGNRPLERRQDPALGPDAVGWLAEISGLPVLVKGVLRPEDALACVAAGAAGVIVSNHGGRQLDRVVASARALGPVVEAVGARVPVLVDGGIRTGADVLTALALGARAVLLGRPVLWALATGGAEGVRDLLDACRENLADTMAQAGLARVVDVDASVVVPR, encoded by the coding sequence ATGGACCTGGAGGAGCGAGCGCGGGCCGTCCTGCCGCCGGCCGTGTTCGAGTACTACCGCGGCGGCGCCGGCGCGGGCATCAGCCGCGACGAGGCCACCGCCGCGTGGCGCGACTGGCGGCTCCTGCCCCGCCTCTTCCAGGACGTCTCGCGGATCAGCACCGAGATCACGCTGTTCGGCACGACCGTCGCCGCGCCCATCCTCGCCGGGCCCACGGCGCTCCACACGCTCGCGCATCCCGAGGGCGAGGCGGCGACCGCCCGAGGCGTCGCCGCCGCCGGGTCGTTGCTGGTGCACTCGGCCCGGGCCGGGCTGCCCATCGAGTCGGACCGGTGGTGGTTCCAGGCGTACGTGCTCCGGGACCGGTCGCTGACCGAGGCGCAGGTGCGCGACGCCGCCGCCCGTGGGGCGCGGGCCGTCGTGCTCACCGCCGACGCGCCGTACGTCCACCGGTCCGCGGTGCCGGAGGCCGGCGCCGCCGCACCGGGCAACCGGCCGCTCGAGCGGCGGCAGGATCCGGCGCTCGGCCCGGATGCCGTCGGCTGGCTGGCGGAGATCTCCGGTCTGCCCGTACTCGTCAAAGGGGTGTTGCGGCCGGAGGACGCGCTCGCCTGCGTGGCGGCCGGCGCGGCCGGGGTGATCGTGTCCAACCACGGCGGGCGTCAGCTCGATCGGGTCGTCGCCTCGGCGCGCGCCCTGGGTCCGGTCGTCGAGGCGGTCGGCGCCCGGGTTCCGGTCCTGGTCGACGGCGGCATCCGGACCGGCGCCGACGTGCTGACGGCGCTGGCGCTGGGCGCGCGAGCCGTCCTGCTGGGCCGCCCGGTGCTGTGGGCGCTCGCCACCGGCGGCGCCGAGGGCGTCCGGGACCTGCTGGACGCCTGCCGCGAGAACCTCGCGGACACGATGGCGCAGGCCGGGCTGGCACGCGTCGTCGACGTCGACGCCTCGGTGGTGGTCCCCCGGTGA